One segment of Paenibacillus rhizovicinus DNA contains the following:
- a CDS encoding GNAT family N-acetyltransferase, with protein sequence MGALTYRMAGLDDAARLAQMNRQLIEDEGSENPMNLAELEVRMRNFLETGWSCAIFELDREIAGYALFEARPRPYDAARQEVFLRQYFIAAEHRGRGIGRAGIELLETSAFPPDSPVVIDVLSGNSRGERFWRGVGFEPYAVTMKRDQPKSGG encoded by the coding sequence ATGGGCGCATTGACATACCGGATGGCCGGATTGGACGACGCTGCACGGCTTGCGCAGATGAATCGGCAGCTGATCGAAGACGAAGGCAGCGAGAACCCGATGAATCTGGCGGAGCTGGAGGTTCGAATGCGCAACTTCCTGGAGACGGGCTGGTCATGCGCGATATTCGAGCTTGATCGGGAAATCGCCGGCTACGCCCTGTTCGAAGCGCGGCCTCGGCCCTACGATGCCGCGCGCCAGGAAGTATTTCTCAGGCAGTATTTTATCGCGGCCGAACATCGCGGACGCGGCATCGGCCGGGCCGGTATCGAGCTGCTCGAGACTAGCGCCTTTCCGCCCGATTCCCCGGTTGTCATTGATGTATTGAGCGGGAATTCGCGCGGCGAGCGATTTTGGCGCGGCGTTGGATTTGAACCGTACGCGGTGACGATGAAGCGAGACCAACCGAAGAGCGGGGGATAA
- a CDS encoding GrpB family protein, translated as MKDPIVIVPYDANWPAEFIEIGGFLRQALGSKALRIDHIGSTAVIGLDAKPVIDIQISVRSFAEMPAIADDLAGLGYVHRADNPDLTKRYFRESEGTRRTHIHVRELGSFSEQTALLFRDYVRLHAHEAKRYAAIKHSLAKSLRHERERYTEEKDPYIWDTLRSASKWSQKVGWKPGNPDA; from the coding sequence ATGAAGGATCCCATCGTAATCGTTCCTTATGATGCGAATTGGCCTGCGGAATTTATCGAAATCGGCGGCTTCCTGAGACAAGCTTTGGGGAGTAAAGCATTGCGCATCGACCATATCGGATCGACCGCAGTCATCGGTTTGGACGCCAAGCCGGTGATCGATATTCAAATTTCCGTCCGTTCGTTTGCGGAAATGCCGGCCATCGCGGACGACTTGGCAGGATTAGGCTACGTGCATCGGGCGGACAATCCCGATCTAACGAAGCGGTATTTCAGGGAGTCGGAGGGGACTCGCAGGACGCATATCCATGTTCGCGAGCTTGGCAGCTTCTCGGAGCAAACGGCTCTCTTGTTCAGGGACTACGTCCGCCTCCATGCACATGAAGCGAAGCGGTACGCGGCCATCAAGCATTCGCTCGCGAAGTCGCTTCGGCACGAACGCGAACGGTATACGGAAGAGAAGGACCCCTATATCTGGGACACGCTGCGCAGTGCGAGCAAGTGGAGTCAGAAGGTCGGGTGGAAACCCGGGAATCCGGATGCGTAA
- a CDS encoding sensor histidine kinase, which produces MNGFARRVQEMLPYTLKFRLIAMLVLSVMIPMLLIGAISYYGIYNVLQNKVERGVDKNLEQERNGLESILSNLDYSSRQLAFEGKVGKDLKAYLKTDDPLDKQDLGKEIEDYISLINYTNPLLGLTAYYLPETKQFLFENLYINPKLNLDSFHTITSQPGKYTLNGPHQTMYVNSKNSVFSIMRETDSSRGEGDGPSIFVYIETNVSTIADLFNSEPYGMPVTHLLLDENGKIIYSGGDKQFPAGADYKKLQAERKNSFVFFDTASKYGIKLALVIDNDDYHKEMNTWLKRFAIVGLVSLLIGLLFGWIIWTMIYRPLQRIRRQFKMLGENRFNEPTESMMIKEFDELLAQFYDMRKRIKGLMTEIETKETRKRHLEVEKLMYQINPHFIHNTLNTAQWLARINGQDEIVKLLTIFTRVLNYNLGKEGQLVTVREEIQTVRDYIELQQMRYNHQFHVVIEADEGTEAIEVPRFLLQPIVENAMYHGFRNKDGTIRVTVRLLDSGHFLLEVRDNGEGMSPETVTALFAEDSGGRRKVGLGIGLSFVNNTVRVYYGDQYRLDVESELGVGTAMRLKLPVGIMEVWDDQDIDR; this is translated from the coding sequence ATGAACGGTTTTGCTAGACGGGTGCAGGAAATGCTCCCCTATACGTTGAAATTCCGGCTGATTGCGATGCTGGTCCTGTCGGTCATGATTCCGATGCTGCTCATCGGGGCGATCTCCTATTACGGTATCTACAATGTGCTGCAGAACAAGGTCGAACGAGGAGTCGATAAGAATCTGGAGCAGGAGCGGAACGGGCTCGAATCCATTCTGAGCAACCTCGATTATTCCTCTCGGCAGCTGGCGTTCGAAGGCAAGGTCGGCAAGGATTTGAAAGCGTATTTGAAGACGGACGATCCGCTCGACAAGCAGGACTTGGGCAAGGAAATCGAGGACTATATCTCCCTCATCAACTACACGAACCCTCTTCTCGGACTGACGGCTTACTATTTGCCGGAGACGAAGCAATTTCTGTTCGAGAATTTATATATTAATCCGAAACTCAATTTGGACAGCTTTCATACGATTACCTCGCAGCCAGGCAAGTACACGCTGAACGGACCCCATCAAACGATGTACGTAAACAGCAAGAATTCGGTGTTTTCGATCATGCGGGAAACGGATTCGAGCAGAGGCGAAGGGGACGGGCCGTCGATCTTCGTCTATATCGAGACGAATGTATCGACGATTGCCGACCTATTCAACAGCGAGCCATACGGAATGCCGGTGACGCATCTGCTGCTGGACGAGAACGGGAAGATCATCTACAGCGGCGGGGACAAGCAATTTCCGGCCGGTGCCGACTATAAGAAACTACAAGCGGAACGGAAGAACAGCTTCGTCTTCTTCGATACGGCGAGCAAATACGGCATTAAGCTTGCGCTCGTTATCGACAATGATGACTATCACAAAGAAATGAACACGTGGCTGAAACGTTTTGCGATCGTCGGTCTGGTGTCGCTGCTCATCGGACTCTTATTCGGCTGGATCATTTGGACGATGATTTACCGGCCGCTGCAGCGAATCCGCAGGCAGTTCAAGATGCTCGGCGAGAACAGGTTCAATGAGCCGACGGAATCCATGATGATCAAGGAGTTTGACGAGCTGCTTGCGCAGTTCTACGACATGCGTAAACGGATTAAAGGGCTCATGACCGAGATCGAGACCAAGGAGACGCGCAAACGCCATCTGGAAGTCGAGAAGCTGATGTATCAGATCAATCCGCATTTTATTCATAACACGCTGAATACGGCGCAGTGGCTGGCCCGGATCAACGGACAGGACGAAATCGTGAAGCTGCTGACGATCTTCACCCGGGTGCTGAACTACAATCTGGGCAAGGAAGGTCAGCTTGTCACCGTCCGCGAGGAAATTCAGACCGTCCGAGATTATATAGAGCTGCAGCAAATGCGTTACAATCATCAGTTTCATGTGGTGATCGAAGCGGATGAAGGCACGGAGGCGATCGAAGTGCCGCGCTTCCTGCTGCAGCCGATCGTCGAGAACGCGATGTATCACGGGTTTAGGAATAAAGACGGCACCATTCGCGTGACCGTCCGCCTGCTCGATAGCGGGCATTTCCTGCTTGAAGTCAGAGACAACGGAGAAGGCATGTCGCCGGAAACGGTAACGGCGCTGTTCGCCGAAGACAGCGGCGGGCGGAGGAAGGTCGGTCTTGGCATCGGACTGTCGTTCGTCAATAATACCGTGCGAGTTTACTACGGAGATCAATACAGGTTGGATGTGGAAAGCGAGCTCGGCGTCGGCACGGCTATGCGGCTCAAGCTGCCTGTTGGGATAATGGAGGTCTGGGATGATCAGGACATTGATCGTTGA
- a CDS encoding carbohydrate ABC transporter permease, with protein MVQNKSFGSRSFDVLLLLFMAAVSIISVAPIIHTIALSFSQASLAAAGQVFLWPKGFNTGAYDKVFSDHQFFVSFWASIKRTFVYSGLSLFITVMMAYPLSRESKDFKSRNVYMWVFVFVMMFNAGLVPTYLTIKSLGMMNHFWVLVIPGLVNVYNAILVLNFFRNLPKELDESAGMDGAGAWRKLFQIYLPLSHPVLATITLFNIVNTWNEYFAAMIYVTKSSLIPLQTYLQQVVLTIDPTKVTTENVGLLTQVSGETLNSAKIAVTMLPILLIYPVLQRYFITGITLGSVKE; from the coding sequence ATGGTGCAAAACAAATCTTTCGGCTCGCGGTCGTTCGATGTGCTGCTGCTGCTGTTTATGGCGGCAGTCTCGATTATTTCCGTTGCGCCTATCATTCATACGATCGCCCTGTCGTTCAGCCAAGCATCGCTTGCCGCCGCAGGACAAGTGTTTCTGTGGCCGAAAGGATTCAATACGGGGGCGTATGATAAGGTTTTCTCCGACCATCAGTTCTTCGTATCGTTCTGGGCTTCCATTAAACGCACGTTCGTTTACTCCGGGCTCAGCTTGTTCATTACCGTCATGATGGCCTATCCGCTGTCGCGGGAGTCGAAGGATTTCAAATCCAGAAACGTGTACATGTGGGTATTCGTTTTCGTCATGATGTTCAATGCCGGTCTGGTGCCGACATACTTGACGATCAAGTCGCTCGGGATGATGAATCACTTCTGGGTGCTCGTAATCCCGGGACTCGTCAATGTATACAACGCAATTCTGGTGCTCAACTTCTTCCGCAACCTGCCGAAGGAGCTTGACGAATCGGCGGGCATGGACGGAGCGGGCGCTTGGCGCAAGCTGTTCCAGATCTATCTTCCGCTGTCGCATCCGGTGCTGGCGACGATTACGTTGTTCAACATCGTTAATACGTGGAACGAATACTTCGCGGCCATGATTTACGTGACCAAATCCAGCCTTATTCCGCTGCAAACGTACTTGCAGCAAGTGGTGCTGACCATTGACCCGACGAAGGTCACGACGGAGAATGTCGGCTTGCTTACGCAGGTGTCGGGGGAAACGCTGAACTCGGCGAAGATCGCCGTGACGATGCTGCCGATCCTGTTGATTTACCCCGTGCTGCAGCGTTATTTCATTACAGGGATCACGCTCGGTTCGGTGAAAGAATAG
- a CDS encoding helix-hairpin-helix domain-containing protein: protein MNEQENGLPGGDLPAGLSKPAQRALANAGLSSLEHVSKLSEREFAELHGIGPKAVDLIRRSFAAKGLSFKE from the coding sequence ATGAACGAGCAAGAAAACGGGCTGCCCGGCGGCGATCTGCCTGCAGGTCTATCCAAACCGGCGCAGCGCGCACTGGCTAACGCCGGCTTGTCCAGTCTGGAACACGTGTCCAAGCTGAGCGAGCGCGAGTTTGCGGAACTGCACGGCATCGGTCCGAAAGCAGTGGATCTCATCCGCCGATCGTTTGCGGCCAAAGGCTTGTCGTTCAAGGAGTAG
- a CDS encoding ABC transporter permease — MAKLWQRESLHFHFMLLPALALVIIFNIYPMSGIILAFKDFAPTKGIWGSPWAGWDHFKFVLANPESAKILRNTLIISFGKIITLIIVPVVFALLLNEIRLRWFKRTVQTVVYLPHFLSWVVVAGILKDILSLDGPVNWVFHHWFGFEPQMFLGSNHWFRSIIISTNVWKEFGFSTIIYLAALTSINPSLYEAAEIDGAGRFKKLLHITLPGIAMTIALLATLSLNGVLNAGFDQVFNMYNALVLDSGDIIDTYVYRSGLQSAQYEVATAIGLANSAVSFLLVVFTYSMASKFANYRIF, encoded by the coding sequence ATGGCAAAGCTTTGGCAACGAGAATCGCTTCATTTTCATTTCATGCTGCTGCCGGCTCTTGCGTTGGTCATAATCTTTAATATTTATCCGATGTCGGGGATCATCCTGGCTTTTAAAGATTTCGCTCCGACCAAGGGGATCTGGGGTTCGCCCTGGGCAGGATGGGATCATTTCAAATTCGTGCTCGCCAATCCGGAAAGCGCGAAGATTCTACGCAACACGCTCATCATTTCATTCGGTAAAATCATTACGCTCATTATCGTACCGGTCGTCTTTGCGCTATTACTGAACGAAATTCGCCTTCGCTGGTTCAAGCGCACCGTGCAAACGGTCGTCTACCTCCCGCACTTTCTGTCTTGGGTCGTCGTGGCAGGCATATTGAAAGACATTCTTTCGCTTGATGGCCCCGTGAACTGGGTGTTTCATCACTGGTTCGGCTTCGAACCGCAAATGTTCCTTGGCAGCAATCATTGGTTCCGCTCGATTATTATCTCGACGAATGTGTGGAAGGAATTCGGATTCTCCACCATCATTTACTTAGCCGCGCTCACGAGCATCAATCCGTCCTTGTACGAGGCCGCGGAAATCGACGGTGCCGGACGTTTCAAAAAACTATTGCATATCACATTGCCGGGAATCGCGATGACGATCGCGCTGCTCGCGACGCTCAGCCTAAACGGCGTATTGAATGCCGGCTTCGACCAAGTATTCAATATGTACAACGCGCTCGTGCTCGATTCCGGCGATATTATCGATACGTATGTGTACCGCTCCGGACTGCAGTCCGCGCAATATGAGGTCGCGACAGCGATCGGCTTGGCCAATTCCGCAGTCAGCTTCCTGCTCGTCGTCTTTACGTACAGCATGGCGAGCAAGTTCGCCAATTATCGGATTTTCTAG
- a CDS encoding GNAT family N-acetyltransferase, whose amino-acid sequence MALNYERITTPEMLEDAIGVRFTVFVDEQKVPADEERDEYDDTPESCHHFLVTDNGKAIGAGRWKEYEPGVAKMQRIAVLLPYRGTGVGRQLLATMEADAKAEGYSASFLGAQCTAEGFYHKLGYETEPGEPFLDAGIPHVNMRKQL is encoded by the coding sequence GTGGCTTTGAATTATGAACGAATTACGACCCCGGAAATGCTGGAGGATGCGATCGGCGTTCGCTTCACCGTGTTCGTCGACGAACAGAAGGTGCCTGCTGACGAGGAGCGGGATGAATACGATGATACGCCGGAATCCTGCCATCATTTCCTGGTGACGGATAACGGCAAAGCCATCGGGGCAGGCCGGTGGAAGGAATACGAGCCGGGCGTTGCGAAAATGCAGCGGATCGCCGTGCTGCTTCCTTACCGGGGAACGGGAGTGGGCAGGCAGCTGCTTGCAACGATGGAAGCGGACGCGAAGGCCGAAGGCTACTCGGCGTCATTCCTGGGCGCGCAGTGCACGGCGGAAGGGTTTTACCACAAGCTCGGCTATGAAACGGAGCCGGGCGAGCCCTTCTTGGATGCGGGAATCCCGCATGTCAATATGCGCAAGCAGCTGTAA
- a CDS encoding GNAT family N-acetyltransferase, which translates to MASTPERTHVQEESGYIRNRLIAFNASQLPEAIRDRYEEIHLVQRDEEGRIIGGMLSEYCWNWIEVHILWVDEARRGEGHGSAMMEAIERIAIEKQCTFIKLNTFTFQAPEFYKKHGYAELAVIDNAPLGHRHFYFIKHLS; encoded by the coding sequence ATGGCGTCCACGCCGGAACGTACGCATGTCCAGGAAGAGAGCGGCTACATACGCAACCGTCTGATCGCGTTTAATGCAAGCCAATTGCCGGAAGCGATTCGAGACCGCTACGAGGAGATTCATCTCGTTCAGCGGGATGAGGAAGGCCGGATCATCGGCGGCATGCTGAGCGAATATTGCTGGAATTGGATCGAAGTTCATATCCTGTGGGTGGATGAAGCCCGTCGGGGAGAAGGTCACGGTTCGGCGATGATGGAAGCCATCGAGCGCATCGCGATCGAGAAACAGTGCACGTTCATCAAGCTGAACACCTTCACGTTTCAAGCGCCTGAATTTTACAAGAAACACGGCTATGCCGAGCTGGCCGTTATTGACAACGCGCCACTGGGGCACCGGCACTTTTATTTCATCAAACATTTAAGCTAG
- a CDS encoding DUF2164 domain-containing protein, with amino-acid sequence MFIPVKLPKEQKDDIVRSVQSYFEEERSESIGSISAESLIDFMLKELGPYVYNQAISDARKLMQDKTAQIEDELYALEKPIRNIR; translated from the coding sequence ATGTTCATTCCCGTCAAATTGCCCAAGGAACAGAAAGACGACATCGTTCGAAGCGTGCAATCGTATTTCGAGGAAGAGCGTTCCGAATCGATCGGTTCGATAAGCGCGGAGTCGCTGATCGATTTTATGCTGAAGGAGCTTGGGCCTTACGTCTACAATCAGGCGATTTCGGACGCCCGGAAACTGATGCAGGACAAAACGGCTCAAATCGAAGACGAATTGTACGCGTTGGAGAAACCGATTCGCAACATACGATGA
- a CDS encoding NUDIX hydrolase, which translates to MIAYTICFIRRGSQILMLNRERASWMGCWNGIGGKLEPGETPRASMEREFREETGIETYDLQFKGLVTWLLDGAKFGGMYAYLAEVDEHYPYETPIKTPEGILDWKDTEWILHPSNLGIAANVKVCLDAIVRDPACYDHHCAYVQGKLQSHGSVPIEAALEHDERLRDLYLEQASKKLYVDSQFNLRA; encoded by the coding sequence ATGATTGCGTATACGATTTGTTTTATCAGGCGCGGCAGTCAAATCCTGATGTTGAACCGGGAACGGGCAAGCTGGATGGGCTGCTGGAACGGCATCGGCGGCAAGCTCGAGCCAGGCGAAACGCCGCGCGCGTCCATGGAGCGGGAGTTTCGCGAAGAAACCGGGATTGAAACCTATGATTTGCAATTCAAAGGTCTCGTCACCTGGCTGCTGGACGGTGCTAAATTCGGCGGCATGTACGCGTATTTAGCTGAGGTGGATGAGCATTACCCCTATGAAACACCGATCAAGACGCCCGAAGGCATCTTGGATTGGAAGGATACGGAGTGGATCCTGCATCCATCGAATCTCGGAATCGCAGCGAACGTTAAGGTATGCCTGGACGCTATCGTCCGGGACCCAGCCTGTTACGATCATCATTGCGCGTATGTGCAGGGGAAGCTGCAGTCGCATGGTTCCGTCCCGATCGAAGCTGCATTGGAGCACGATGAGCGATTAAGGGACTTGTATCTTGAGCAGGCTTCGAAGAAGCTCTATGTCGACAGCCAATTCAACCTGCGGGCGTAA
- a CDS encoding response regulator, which produces MIRTLIVDDEHLVRKGLILTLPWGERGFQIVGEADNGEAALELMERTPVDLLMTDITMPAMDGFELMKRVKERYPSVLTVVLTCHQDFHFLQDAMRLGAVDYVVKTNLADEVLEDMLKRISDRMHANHELQRQPAAAAEAKQALVMLYSGPGEAGSAGFDTAAGAVALNGNGWLFANRSRSEVDALLAELAGPEMSGCAFFIRVTEWRTRAKASEWLAWLREKLFYDYQPADGAWTISLEELESAAANRKPAEPELESLRQTWTAMRWVFDPKEFQRVMDACRTIQPRSRILIELFERTAASWAMLAGMAETFRGSQDEVRSYRTLAEWERWFGVYCRELAAFAKGFACSGDVFVAILRAIDLLQTDLGEHASRADLAAMVNLSQGYFSTIFKEIVGRSFHDAAKEIRLEKAKRLLIEHADMPIYWIAEKTGFQDEKYFSKIFRIQTGMVPSEYREKHLR; this is translated from the coding sequence ATGATCAGGACATTGATCGTTGACGATGAGCATTTGGTACGGAAAGGGCTTATACTGACGCTCCCTTGGGGGGAGCGGGGGTTTCAAATCGTTGGCGAAGCGGATAATGGCGAAGCTGCGCTGGAATTGATGGAACGTACGCCGGTCGATCTGTTGATGACGGACATCACGATGCCGGCCATGGACGGCTTCGAACTGATGAAGCGAGTGAAGGAACGCTATCCGTCCGTCTTGACGGTCGTTCTGACCTGCCATCAGGATTTTCATTTTCTGCAGGATGCCATGCGGCTCGGAGCCGTCGATTACGTCGTCAAGACGAACTTGGCCGACGAAGTGCTGGAAGATATGCTGAAGCGGATTTCGGACCGCATGCATGCGAATCATGAGCTGCAGCGCCAACCGGCAGCCGCGGCGGAGGCCAAGCAAGCGCTCGTTATGCTTTATTCCGGTCCGGGAGAAGCGGGATCGGCCGGCTTTGATACCGCTGCAGGAGCCGTGGCGCTCAACGGGAATGGCTGGCTGTTCGCGAACCGGAGCCGTTCGGAAGTCGATGCTTTGCTGGCGGAGCTGGCTGGACCGGAGATGAGCGGCTGCGCGTTCTTCATTCGCGTGACAGAGTGGCGCACCCGGGCGAAAGCATCGGAATGGCTTGCCTGGCTTCGGGAGAAACTATTCTATGATTATCAACCCGCAGACGGTGCCTGGACAATCTCGCTTGAAGAGCTTGAATCTGCTGCCGCGAACCGGAAACCGGCCGAGCCGGAACTGGAATCGCTGCGACAAACCTGGACAGCGATGCGCTGGGTGTTCGATCCGAAGGAATTCCAGCGCGTCATGGATGCATGCCGAACGATTCAGCCCCGCAGCCGGATATTGATCGAATTGTTCGAGCGGACAGCGGCTTCTTGGGCCATGCTGGCCGGCATGGCCGAGACATTCCGCGGCAGTCAGGACGAGGTGCGTTCCTATCGGACGCTGGCTGAATGGGAGCGCTGGTTCGGCGTATATTGCCGGGAGCTGGCCGCATTCGCCAAAGGGTTCGCATGCTCCGGCGACGTGTTCGTCGCCATCCTGCGCGCGATCGATTTGCTGCAGACGGATCTCGGCGAGCACGCGAGCCGTGCGGATCTGGCTGCTATGGTCAATCTGAGCCAAGGGTATTTCAGCACGATTTTCAAAGAAATCGTCGGCCGTTCGTTTCATGACGCCGCGAAGGAAATCCGGCTGGAGAAGGCGAAACGTCTGCTGATCGAGCACGCCGACATGCCGATCTACTGGATCGCGGAGAAGACCGGTTTTCAGGACGAGAAATATTTCAGCAAAATCTTCCGTATTCAAACGGGCATGGTTCCGTCCGAATATCGGGAGAAGCATCTCCGCTAG
- a CDS encoding extracellular solute-binding protein has product MNKKKITVAMTLAALLLIATACGTSSNNNETNAAAEGSNGGTATNANQPADKPAEKPDPFGKYSETVAFTSILNNNPEAAKKFPEGESFASNKYKSYIENALNIKSTPLWEANGAAYFNKFNLMIASNDLPDIFTVEKIDKTPAKTILKRLVDNGMLEDLTQVYDQYASPAVKEVQDSVNGEALKNASFDGKLYGLPNVSDMNNVHMIWVRQDWLDKLNLPAPKSVDDLMTIAKAFKNDDPDGNGKADTLGLALKGDVLFDNSPFALNGFVWSMDAYPNMWVKDDSGKLVYGSTQPAMKAALEKLAQMYKDGTIDKEFALRDGNKTSEYLASGRAGLMLGNWWNPFWPLGSAIDNNPKGEWKAYPIMTGDHVNVGNEFFSNTFLVVKKGFAHPELAMKFMNVLKQASQLKIPEIQDLETTGIYKASDSTRGQYGLNNNMISPVFTDTTARTVRKFDDIFAGKAQADILDIAEKPIFDQVKSEKDNPKKDLNNYKTYLAWMEGNGVVAHTKANNVFNEFTGTTKTMDQNWTTLTDLETKTYLEIITGKKPISEFDNFVSTWNKLGGEQITKEVNEQHDNEAK; this is encoded by the coding sequence ATGAACAAGAAAAAGATAACCGTCGCCATGACATTGGCTGCCCTGCTTCTCATTGCAACCGCTTGCGGAACGAGCTCGAACAACAACGAGACCAACGCTGCCGCGGAAGGAAGCAATGGAGGTACGGCAACGAACGCGAATCAGCCGGCAGACAAGCCTGCAGAGAAGCCGGATCCGTTCGGTAAGTACTCGGAAACGGTAGCGTTCACGTCCATTCTTAACAACAACCCTGAAGCTGCGAAGAAATTTCCGGAGGGCGAATCTTTCGCATCGAATAAATACAAATCTTATATAGAGAACGCGCTCAACATCAAATCGACGCCGTTGTGGGAAGCGAACGGCGCGGCTTACTTCAACAAATTCAACCTGATGATCGCAAGCAACGATTTGCCGGACATCTTCACGGTCGAGAAAATCGACAAAACGCCGGCCAAAACGATTTTGAAACGCCTGGTCGACAACGGCATGCTCGAAGATCTTACGCAAGTTTACGATCAGTACGCAAGTCCGGCAGTCAAGGAAGTTCAAGACTCCGTCAACGGCGAAGCGCTGAAGAACGCTTCCTTCGACGGCAAGCTGTACGGCCTGCCGAACGTAAGCGACATGAACAACGTTCATATGATCTGGGTTCGCCAAGATTGGCTGGACAAGCTCAACCTGCCTGCACCGAAGTCGGTCGACGATTTGATGACGATCGCGAAAGCGTTCAAGAACGACGATCCGGATGGCAACGGCAAAGCGGATACGCTTGGCCTGGCACTGAAAGGCGATGTATTGTTCGACAACTCGCCGTTTGCGCTGAACGGTTTCGTATGGTCGATGGATGCCTATCCGAACATGTGGGTGAAAGACGACAGCGGCAAGCTGGTGTACGGATCGACGCAGCCGGCGATGAAGGCGGCGCTCGAGAAGCTCGCGCAAATGTACAAAGACGGTACGATTGACAAAGAATTCGCGCTTCGCGACGGCAACAAAACGAGCGAATACCTCGCAAGCGGACGCGCGGGCCTGATGCTCGGCAACTGGTGGAATCCGTTCTGGCCGCTCGGCAGCGCGATCGACAACAATCCGAAGGGCGAATGGAAAGCGTATCCGATCATGACGGGCGATCATGTCAATGTCGGCAACGAATTCTTCAGCAACACGTTCCTGGTCGTGAAGAAAGGCTTTGCGCATCCGGAGCTGGCCATGAAATTCATGAACGTGCTGAAACAAGCGTCGCAGCTGAAGATTCCTGAAATTCAAGATTTGGAAACGACGGGCATCTATAAGGCATCCGATTCGACGCGCGGCCAATACGGCTTGAACAACAACATGATTTCCCCGGTATTCACGGATACGACGGCGCGCACGGTACGCAAATTCGATGATATTTTCGCAGGCAAAGCGCAAGCGGACATTCTCGATATCGCAGAGAAACCGATCTTCGATCAAGTGAAATCGGAGAAAGACAATCCGAAGAAGGATCTGAACAACTACAAAACGTACCTGGCCTGGATGGAAGGCAACGGCGTAGTCGCGCACACGAAGGCTAACAACGTATTCAACGAGTTCACCGGCACCACCAAAACGATGGACCAGAATTGGACGACGCTGACCGACCTCGAGACGAAAACCTACCTCGAAATCATCACGGGCAAGAAGCCGATTTCCGAGTTCGACAACTTCGTCAGCACGTGGAATAAGCTCGGCGGCGAGCAAATCACGAAAGAAGTCAACGAGCAGCACGACAACGAAGCGAAATAA
- a CDS encoding TVP38/TMEM64 family protein, with the protein MKSARNEPTAAAVAAHPSNNPERNETALIGTGATDSTQPAPAQAAVAWKRWALLPAYLVMLIAVWSNKTELLDWIHSGAVSPALMLLIVTGLACVPIIPFSVVIGTMGYLYGPLPGALISLIGAWLAALLTYGLFRYVLQDRARLLLRRYAVTARWTSLVEHRPFGSVLLARLIPVVPQLAVNAYAAAVSLPFLTYAGASLLGKIPGMLVFAFIGGRIAGDRNALITAAAVYAGFLIAVYAGNRIWKRKGSRQQAE; encoded by the coding sequence ATGAAATCCGCGAGAAACGAACCAACGGCTGCTGCAGTTGCGGCTCATCCAAGCAACAATCCGGAACGAAACGAAACCGCTTTAATCGGAACGGGAGCAACGGATTCAACCCAGCCGGCACCCGCCCAGGCAGCTGTTGCTTGGAAGCGGTGGGCGCTTCTTCCGGCTTACCTTGTCATGCTGATCGCCGTTTGGTCAAACAAAACGGAACTGTTGGACTGGATCCACTCGGGCGCCGTTTCGCCTGCGTTGATGCTGCTGATCGTGACCGGACTGGCATGCGTACCCATCATTCCTTTCAGTGTCGTCATCGGCACGATGGGGTATTTGTACGGTCCGCTGCCCGGCGCGCTCATCAGTTTGATCGGCGCATGGCTGGCTGCACTGCTCACGTACGGGCTGTTTCGGTACGTGCTGCAGGACCGGGCGCGGTTGCTGCTTCGCCGCTACGCCGTGACAGCACGTTGGACGTCGCTCGTCGAGCATCGTCCTTTCGGTTCCGTCCTGCTTGCGCGGCTTATTCCCGTCGTCCCCCAGCTTGCCGTGAACGCGTACGCGGCCGCGGTGTCGCTTCCATTCCTGACTTATGCCGGCGCTTCGCTTCTTGGGAAGATTCCAGGGATGCTCGTGTTTGCATTCATTGGCGGACGGATTGCAGGAGACCGGAACGCGCTGATTACCGCCGCTGCGGTATACGCGGGATTTCTGATCGCCGTCTATGCGGGCAACCGGATATGGAAGCGGAAAGGCAGCCGGCAGCAAGCGGAATAG